From the Musa acuminata AAA Group cultivar baxijiao chromosome BXJ1-2, Cavendish_Baxijiao_AAA, whole genome shotgun sequence genome, one window contains:
- the LOC104000249 gene encoding uncharacterized protein LOC104000249 isoform X4 → MEMESSRRSAMDRSREPGLKRPRLAAEDAAERDRAAVSTKRDPRLRAVGQPLDPRVPRPPRVGDREGSDDAPRGGSHQELVAQYKTALAELTFNSKPIITNLTIIAGESLHAAREIAAVVCANILEVPNEQKLPSLYLLDSIVKNIGRDYIKCFAARLPEVFCKAYKQVDSSIHSSMRHLFGTWRGVFPPASLQIIEKELDFPPITNGSSKSESSKLDSQPQRPAHSIHVNPKYLEARQRLQQSSRAKDISSDDFSGVVSTIDDAKRYDRITTVGNSRQWKNLPAKMPFYLQNVQCPQQEFINNVIHDKKRLKVIRDHEYSSDLSQELDLGIGRVGERLKDGDGHNNAVDLGDRDRSKLEASRSWKNSEEEEYMWDDMKTGTEYGGTNNSLKGDWHNADADRSVRMQSGKWMSLKPEHVQCNLNKVNDAFPRLVKTNKGESKVLPYEANDILNKQDFFEKLRPSSAVYDTNLGLRTEASSDSLSQRKASSEHHSSSFWTSHELPASLVGLDKNCSRAGQPEGQSLSFSAGLSTSISSSLPLPGLCSSVPSSTLGLHANIPGSSGTFGQQWQQTLQLPSLSSDLTPSSTSIQQRKPHNSIDPDRLRSHLFSQTGHKPLHLAGSVDFVSGKSHAQPLGASQSEITQHLEDLFDPTTSTSYNQPRDRPPLIQQSQYNLSQWQAATQSQPSRTETETQPSLRSETESQPSYQTEKLSPLPPGLGTHQAEKDSCTSHSNDPAVRQPHTSSLLAAIMKSGGLLPNNSISNLQKPSVQPPLPVGPPPIHVTSAAPSNTPSVFPPLSLDDTPDLKPPQFGDTIPPLPPGPPPPSSSSVAVNSDNSKTSGANVNSLSSLLSSLVAKGLISSSSTELPTTSTAKLVDKAKDQCIGFPSISMEQVPSFLTTSSGIPPISTEDPATSNSVAGAALSQSSAAELKNLVGFEFKSEIMRRFHPLVLTSLFDDLKHQCNICGLRFRLQEQLQCHLDWHAPKKSEMSNFNQTYRKWFPEMRDWVNGPVGPQSSLEAAISLEEVAPYEEESEPMVPADESQCLCALCGEPFEDIFSESRDEWMYKGTVYLELQNKQDTTSNMDGPADQLPIVHAHCMSQWSARHC, encoded by the exons AATGGAGAGCTCCCGTAGATCCGCCATGGACCGTTCCCGAGAACCGGGCTTGAAGCGGCCTCGATTGGCGGCGGAGGACGCGGCGGAGAGGGATCGCGCTGCCGTCTCCACCAAACGCGACCCTCGGCTCAGGGCCGTCGGCCAGCCGCTGGATCCCAGGGTTCCCAGGCCTCCTCGGGTGGGGGACAGGGAAGGGAGCGACGATGCGCCGAGAGGAGGGTCGCATCAAGAGCTTGTGGCGCAGTACAAGACGGCGCTTGCGGAGCTAACATTCAATTCCAAGCCTATCATCACTAATCTGACTATTATCGCGGGAGAGAGTCTTCATGCCGCTAGGGAAATTGCTGCCGTCGTCTGCGCCAACATCCTCGAG GTACCCAATGAACAAAAGTTGCCATCCCTGTATCTCCTAGATAGTATTGTGAAGAATATTGGAAGAGATTATATCAAATGTTTTGCTGCAAGGCTACCTGAG GTCTTCTGCAAGGCTTATAAACAGGTTGATTCTTCTATTCATTCGAGTATGAGACATCTGTTTGGGACATGGAGAGGAGTCTTCCCCCCTGCCTCACTTCAGATAATTGAAAAAGAACTTGACTTCCCACCAATCACCAATGGTTCATCGAAATCTGAATCATCAAAACTTGATTCCCAACCACAGCGTCCAGCCCACAGCATTCACGTGAATCCAAAGTACCTGGAGGCAAGACAGCGGCTTCAACAATCATCTAGG GCCAAGGACATAAGCAGTGATGATTTCAGTGGTGTGGTTAGTACAATTGATGATGCAAAGAGGTATGACAGAATCACTACGGTAGGAAATTCAAGGCAATGGAAAAATCTACCTGCTAAAATGCCT TTCTATTTGCAGAATGTGCAATGTCCTCAACAGGAATTCATTAACAATGTCATCCATGATAAAAAAAGGCTTAAAGTTATTAGAGATCATGAATATTCTTCTGATCTTTCACAAGAGTTGGACCTTGGAATTGGAAGAGTTGGTGAGAGGCTTAAAGACGGAGATGGGCACAACAATGCTG TAGATTTAGGTGATAGAGATAGAAGCAAGTTAGAAGCATCTAGAAGCTGGAAGAACTCTGAGGAGGAAGAGTATATGTGGGATGACATGAAAACAGGAACAGAGTATGGAGGTACCAACAACTCACTCAAAGGTGATTGGCATAATGCCGATGCTGATAGGTCTGTTAGAATGCAAAGTGGAAAGTGGATGTCTTTGAAGCCAGAGCATGTGCAATGCAACTTGAACAAAGTCAATGATGCTTTCCCTCGATTAGTGAAGACTAATAAGGGTGAAAGCAAAGTGCTGCCTTATGAG GCTAATGATATTCTCAACAAGCAGGATTTTTTTGAGAAGCTTCGACCATCATCTGCTGTTTATGACACTAATTTGGGATTACGTACAGAGGCTTCTTCAGATTCACTATCACAACGGAAGGCTTCATCAGAACACCATTCCTCATCTTTCTGGACCTCCCATGAGTTACCAGCATCTTTGGTTGGATTAGATAAAAATTGCTCAAGGGCTGGTCAACCAGAAGGACAATCGCTCTCTTTCAGTGCTGGTTTATCTACAAGCATTAGTTCATCTTTGCCACTGCCTGGGCTGTGTTCTTCTGTGCCGTCTTCAACTTTGGGCCTTCATGCTAATATCCCAGGGTCAAGCGGAACTTTTGGACAGCAGTGGCAGCAAACTTTGCAGCTTCCATCACTGTCTTCAGATTTAACTCCATCTTCAACATCCATTCAACAACGGAAACCACATAACTCAATTGATCCTGATCGTCTTCGATCTCATTTGTTCTCTCAAACTGGTCATAAGCCTTTGCATCTAGCAGGTTccgtggattttgtttcaggtaaAAGTCATGCTCAACCACTTGGTGCATCCCAATCAGAGATTACTCAGCACCTTGAAGACTTATTTGATCCTACTACCTCAACATCCTATAATCAGCCAAGGGATCGTCCCCCTCTCATACAGCAATCACAATATAATCTATCTCAATGGCAGGCAGCAACACAGTCTCAGCCCTCTCGAACTGAAACCGAGACTCAACCGTCCCTTCGGAGTGAAACAGAGTCTCAACCTTCCTATCAGACTGAGAAACTGTCACCTCTGCCCCCGGGTCTTGGAACTCATCAGGCTGAAAAAGATTCTTGCACAAGCCACTCAAATGATCCTGCTGTAAGACAGCCTCACACAAGTAGTTTATTGGCTGCAATTATGAAAAGTGGTGGTCTGTTACCGAATAATTCAATCAGCAACCTTCAAAAGCCAAGTGTACAGCCTCCTTTGCCTGTTGGACCTCCTCCTATCCACGTTACATCAGCTGCTCCTTCAAACACTCCATCGGTTTTCCCTCCACTTTCCCTTGATGATACACCTGATCTGAAGCCACCCCAATTTGGAGACACGATACCACCCCTACCACCTGGCCCTCCTCCACCTTCCTCATCCTCGGTAGCTGTGAACTCAGACAACTCGAAGACATCTGGAGCCAATGTGAATTCACTTTCAAGTCTTCTGAGTTCATTAGTTGCAAAAGGTttgatatcctcatcatcaacTGAGTTGCCAACTACATCTACAGCTAAGCTGGTTGATAAGGCCAAGGATCAGTGTATTGGCTTTCCTAGCATCAGTATGGAGCAAGTTCCTTCATTCTTAACTACCTCATCAGGTATTCCTCCAATTTCTACAGAAGATCCTGCTACATCAAACTCAGTTGCAGGTGCTGCATTATCACAATCCAGTGCTGCTGAGTTGAAGAACCTTGTAGGCTTTGAGTTCAAATCAGAAATTATGCGTCGATTTCATCCTTTGGTGCTTACAAGCCTATTCGATGATCTAAAACATCAATGCAACATATGTGGTCTGAGGTTCAGACTTCAAGAGCAGCTCCAATGTCATCTAGATTGGCATGCGCCAAAGAAGTCTGAAATGAGCAACTTTAACCAAACGTATAGAAAATGGTTCCCAGAGATGAGAGATTGGGTCAATGGTCCTGTTGGACCACAAAGTTCTTTGGAGGCAGCAATATCGCTGGAGGAAGTTGCCCCATATGAAGAGGAATCTGAACCCATGGTTCCTGCAGACGAGAGCCAATGTTTGTGTGCATTATGTGGAGAACCATTTGAAGATATTTTCTCTGAATCAAGAGATGAATGGATGTACAAGGGGACTGTATACTTGGAACTACAAAATAAGCAAGATACTACAAGTAATATGGATGGACCAGCTGACCAACTTCCTATTGTGCATGCTCATTGTATGTCGCAGTGGTCCGCCAGACATTGCTGA